Part of the Pedobacter roseus genome is shown below.
AGTACCAGGTTGCTTTCTCCATCAGTCTATTATAATGGATGTATTTCCCAATCTGGGCTGCAACAGTGATACGCCATAAATTAATGTCTGCACCTACACTTATTCCTGTGCGCCAATGGTCGTAAGAAGTACCGTAGTTTTGGAAAGTATCCCCATAATTATTAGGGTCGAAAACGGTATAATAATAAACCGCGTCGGCACCTGCTTTAAGCGATATTACATCATTCAGGTAAAAATTGTAACCTGCATATAACCCGCTTTTGTACAAACTTTTATTTCTATTCGCAAATACGCCCCTTGCACCTAAGCCGGCGCTAAGCTCAATAGAATTTCGCTGTAAAGTAGTATAGGTGCTTTTCCGTTCTGTAGTTAATGGTTTCTGATTATTTAACTTTAAGCCGATATAAACATTCCCGGTATTTAAGCCTCCATTAGGTACCGTTGCACCACCATTTGAAATATGTAAAAAACCAAAACCCAATAACAGATCTGCATATTCGCTCATTGGCAGCTCCATTCCTAAATCTGCTTTTATGGTTTCATTAATCGGGCTTCCCAAAAATCTGTTTTTGGTATTGTTATAGTAATACTTATTCGTGTAGCCTAAACCAACCCCTGGGGTAAAATTAATTTTGGCCTTTCCAATTTTAAACAATTGGAAATCCATCTGGGCAACCAAACCATATATCTGCCCAAAGGCATGTTCCGAAGTATCTTTTGTTCCCTTTAATTTGCTCAGGTCCCTGAAAATAAAACCGACACCATAAGATTTGGCCCCGCTAAAGCCGATCCAATTGTCACTGTTCCTGCTAATATCCTTAAAGTAGGCTGCGTCGAAACCTGTAATCTGGTCCTGAAACAAATGTCCCTGGTCACTATTTACATGAGTACCGAAAACAGGCTTAAAAATAATCGAATGATTTTCTGGTGCAATTTGTGCCTGGGCAAAGGTAATGCAGGTAATCAGGATGATTAGGGATAGGGATAATTTTTTCATTAGTTTTTACTAAAACGGTAAGCAAGACTATAAAAGGCATAGCGGTAGCCAGTGGCACTGTTTTTAACTTCGTTCGATGTAAAAGTAGCCGTATAATTGGCCGTCCACCTTGCAATGGCAAACGTTAAACCCACTTGCGTGGTAAAAACAAAAGGTTTTGGTTTAAAGGTAATCGGTCCCTTATCACTCCTGAATAATCCACCCTGCAGGCTCGAGTCAAAAGCCACAGCATGTAATTGCGGACTAACTGAAAGAAAAAGCTCATATTTACGGGTAGCTTTATAAGCATTGTTATTGCTCACTATACTGTTAAAAGCTGCTGAGCCTTCCATATCATTAAATCTACCCAAACGAAACATAGCGCCAAGGTTGGCCTTTGTAATTACGTTCCCAAGCGCAGCCGAAGCCGTTCCCGTAACATCAAATACCTTGTTATTGGTGGTTACTAAAAGTTTGTTGTATTCGGCGCCCAGGTTCAATGTCGGCTCGCTGTTTAAGCCATATTCCCATCCTTCAATCTGGTTTTGGCCAACTAATTTGTGAAACGCCTTCTGAAATTTTTCGCCCAGCGCATCTTTTCCTGTAACGCCAAGCTGTGCAGAAACCTTTAGCATTTGTTTATTTTCGTAAAACCGGCTATAATTTGCTTCGCCATATAAATAAGCTGTGAAAGGCCTATCATGTAAAGCTGGATTAGGTACGAAACTATAATATGGGTTGTAGATCTTTTGACCAAACTCAAAACCAATAATCTCTTTACTTCTTCCGGATTTCAAATTTTCACCATTTAAAGCATGTCTGAATTTAATAAATGCACCGTTAGTATAATAGCGGTCGCTGGTAATATCTATATAAGCATCGTTTTCAGAGATAACAACAAGTTCATTTTTATAATTTTGGGCATAACCAATTTCCGCTATGCCGATAAATAGCAGTGTGACGTATAATTTGAGCATTAATTTCATTTATGGGGCATTTAAAGCTATAAAAGTATTAATTATTGTTCAAAATCTCGATATCGCATTCTTTGGTTGATCGTTGTTTATTTCTTTAGTATATATTAATGCTGTTGTTTTTTCAGCAAAGCAGGTTTCGTGCTACTATATAAGTATGTTCCCGCTATTCGCTTCAAAGCCTTGGTTCGTTCCTCACCTTCGGGTTTTCCGCTGCTATCGGGTTTAGGTGGCCAGGTAATCCGGAAGTTTTAAAGGTTATTTTCCCTAAACCGATCCGGTTTTCGAGACCTGATCGGTTTGATAAACCCGCGCTAAACACCTATTCTACCAAAAAGTTTTAAGCACAGCGAAACTTTTTCCTGCTGTAAACCATCAACTTACGTTAAACCGTGCAATATTCCCTAAATATCCTTTGGTGTTGTACAGAATTTTCCTACTTTTGCATCCCGCTTCGGAGGAAGGGTTTTAGTTGAAAAGATGGCTTAGTGATAAAGAGGGCAGGATTTATTTTAAAATAAATATTGCGGAAGAGAAAAAGATTGCTACCTTTGCAGCCCGGTTCGGAAGAACGGAAAGCTGGTTAACACCAGCATATTGAAATAGAGGAAAGAAGAAAAAGAAGGCTAAAAAAATAAAATTTATTTTATTTGGAAGTTCGGAAAAGATCCTTACCTTTGCACTCCCAACCGAAAGGAAGGGCAAAAAAATCGGAACGGCGGATGTCGGAAAGATAACAAAAACAAGATTGAAAATACCGGCGCGAAGCTAAAGACTAACAAGACTTTAACGGAGTGAAGGTTTAACAATATAAAGATCGGCCGTGAGGTTTACCAGATCAATAAGTTCTTAAAAGAGATGTCAATGTAGCGTAGCGGGGTAATGGAGTACTAATCAAAGTACATGATTATTTTGCTTTATTTTAAAGGTGGTGTCTAACAGACAACATAACAAAAAGAAGACTATTTTTAACAATAGTTAAAACTGGTCAGCATCTTACAACACATTTTACAATGGAGAGTTTGATCCTGGCTCAGGATGAACGCTAGCGGCAGGCCTAATACATGCAAGTCGAACGATAGATAGAAGCTTGCTTTTATCGAAAGTGGCGCACGGGTGCGTAACGCGTATGCAACCTACCTTAATCTGGGGGATAGCCCGGAGAAATCCGGATTAACACCGCATAAAAACACAGGATAGCATTATCCAATGTTCAAATATTTATAGGATTGAGATGGGCATGCGTGTCATTAGCTAGTTGGCGGGGTAACGGCCCACCAAGGCGACGATGACTAGGGGATCTGAGAGGATGGCCCCCCACACTGGTACTGAGACACGGACCAGACTCCTACGGGAGGCAGCAGTAAGGAATATTGGTCAATGGAGGCAACTCTGAACCAGCCATGCCGCGTGCAGGAAGACTGCCCTATGGGTTGTAAACTGCTTTTATCCGGGAATAAACCTACTTACGTGTAAGTAGCTGAATGTACCGGAAGAATAAGGATCGGCTAACTCCGTGCCAGCAGCCGCGGTAATACGGAGGATCCAAGCGTTATCCGGATTTATTGGGTTTAAAGGGTGCGTAGGCGGCCTGTTAAGTCAGGGGTGAAAGACGGTAGCTCAACTATCGCAGTGCCCTTGATACTGATGGGCTTGAATGGACTAGAGGTAGGCGGAATGAGACAAGTAGCGGTGAAATGCATAGATATGTCTCAGAACACCGATTGCGAAGGCAGCTTACTATGGTCTTATTGACGCTGAGGCACGAAAGCGTGGGGATCAAACAGGATTAGATACCCTGGTAGTCCACGCCCTAAACGATGAACACTCGCTGTTGGCGATACACAGTCAGCGGCTAAGCGAAAGCGTTAAGTGTTCCACCTGGGGAGTACGCCCGCAAGGGTGAAACTCAAAGGAATTGACGGGGGCCCGCACAAGCGGAGGAGCATGTGGTTTAATTCGATGATACGCGAGGAACCTTACCCGGGCTTGAAAGTTAGTGAATGATCTAGAGATAGATCAGTCCGCAAGGACACGAAACTAGGTGCTGCATGGCTGTCGTCAGCTCGTGCCGTGAGGTGTTGGGTTAAGTCCCGCAACGAGCGCAACCCCTATGTTTAGTTGCCAGCACGTCATGGTGGGGACTCTAAAC
Proteins encoded:
- a CDS encoding acyloxyacyl hydrolase — protein: MKKLSLSLIILITCITFAQAQIAPENHSIIFKPVFGTHVNSDQGHLFQDQITGFDAAYFKDISRNSDNWIGFSGAKSYGVGFIFRDLSKLKGTKDTSEHAFGQIYGLVAQMDFQLFKIGKAKINFTPGVGLGYTNKYYYNNTKNRFLGSPINETIKADLGMELPMSEYADLLLGFGFLHISNGGATVPNGGLNTGNVYIGLKLNNQKPLTTERKSTYTTLQRNSIELSAGLGARGVFANRNKSLYKSGLYAGYNFYLNDVISLKAGADAVYYYTVFDPNNYGDTFQNYGTSYDHWRTGISVGADINLWRITVAAQIGKYIHYNRLMEKATWYWTFGPTFNITPHLGLQAKTYMHFAQADYVNWGVVYRF
- a CDS encoding lipid A deacylase LpxR family protein; this encodes MKLMLKLYVTLLFIGIAEIGYAQNYKNELVVISENDAYIDITSDRYYTNGAFIKFRHALNGENLKSGRSKEIIGFEFGQKIYNPYYSFVPNPALHDRPFTAYLYGEANYSRFYENKQMLKVSAQLGVTGKDALGEKFQKAFHKLVGQNQIEGWEYGLNSEPTLNLGAEYNKLLVTTNNKVFDVTGTASAALGNVITKANLGAMFRLGRFNDMEGSAAFNSIVSNNNAYKATRKYELFLSVSPQLHAVAFDSSLQGGLFRSDKGPITFKPKPFVFTTQVGLTFAIARWTANYTATFTSNEVKNSATGYRYAFYSLAYRFSKN